The genomic DNA CAATAATTTTGTACCCAGGACATAAGTAGCATTACCAGATTAGTTTAGAGGGTAGCATTACTAGATAGGACGAGAGACGATGGATCTGGATCGGACGGCTCTCGTGTTCGTCTACGGCACCCTCAAGCGCCGCTTCCCCAACCACTCCCTCTTGGCCGACCTCGCCGCCGCTGGCGACGCCTCCTTCCTCACCTTCGCCCGAACCGCTCGCCGCTTCCCCCTCGTCATCGGTCCCCTTTCCATCCCCTTTCTCCTCCGCCTCCCCGGATTTGGCCGTCGCGTCGACGGGGAGCTCTACGCTGTCTCCTCCCGTGGCCTCTCCCGCCTCGACGAACTCGAGGGCACGACCCGCGGCCACTACGATCGGATCCCTCTCGTCGTCGTCCCCTTCACTCCAGGGGCCGATGGCGACGAGGCCCGTGACTCTGAGGAAGGAGAGGATGCGCCTGGGGCTGTTACCGCGGAGGCCTACTTCGCTCATCCGAGCATCGGGGACGACCTGTGGCGGCGATGCGGAGAAAGAGGGCTCGGATCCTACACGGAGGACGACGCGAGTGGGTACGTGCCACCCAAGGACCGGCCGGCGGGCACCACGTTCCTTGGCGAGGTGCGGCGCTTTATTACCTCTCCTTATTAGATGAATGAATTACTATTTATCGCTAAATTGCAAGAAACAAGAACCCATTTTCACCATTTCTCCCAAAAATACAATTGATTCTATCATcaaaaatccttttttttttcatagTTGCTTTTGTCTCTCCCTTCGTTATTGTTGATCATGAGCCTTACCAGAGTTGCTCACCGCAGCCAATTGTTGGCCGGAGCTTCGTCGGAGAATTTTATCGGCGGCTTATTTAGATGAACGGAGCCTtcgttaaatttaacttttaaagtctGATTATTTAGATGAAAGATCtagagagaaaagagaaggaTACATCCACAAATTCACATATGGATTTTCCTGATCGATGGACATTTTGCTAATTAGAAGGGGATCCTGGGGTAAAGTTTGGCCTCGATATCAAGGATTCGAGTTGTGTAGGGTAAATTGCATATAATAGACCAAATATAGTCGGGATCTTATCCTTTTTATGTGTATTTTGCCACTTACCTTTCTCTTCCTCATGCATTTCAATTCATGGTGGTCGTTGCTTCAGAGGTATCATCAATTCATCATCAAGCATAAGCATACATTTTACCATAACTTGCATCATTCTAGATGAGTTTTATTTTTCCATTGGAGAAGACTATGCACATCACTTGTGGTCCATGTTTATTAAGGTAGGTGTTGCCGAAACAATTCCTAAGCAGAATCACATATCTATTGTTCGGGAATCTAACGAGTAGTGGACTGATATTGATTCACCAAGGGTTGTCTTGCCTGTAGAAATTGTGGAAGTTAAGAAGTTTCAGCTCCAGTGACTGCATAATTGAGCAGGGCAATGCAGTTGGATAAGTCTAACCAATGAAGCCAGGAATAAGATGCGGTGAGGCACATTTATGATCGTAACGGGCATGTTAGTGAATGTGTTTGGCGATGCAGGTTCAACAGCTCTCGTCGCCTAACTAGGTTAAGACGCAGAGCAAAGACTAACATGTAGTTCAACTTGTGCTCTCGTCTTTGAGCTACCTACCTGTCTGTGTGTATATGCCTAACTAGGTTAAGATGCAGAACAAAAGCAGTGGCTTGAAGCAGAAATACATGTGTGTGATAAATCTTGATGCTACTAGTTTTGGATTAAGCATCGACCATAAATGTTCGCAATAAATTGTAGTGATTTTAGCATGTTCACTGTGGGTTCCGCAACATATCTAAACATTTACTGAACTTGAATATTACATAAACAGGTTGGAGAATACAACAATATCGAGTATAGATATTGAGAATTTTGACTAATTGTTGATGGTTGTGCTTGACCTCAAACAAGCTTTGGTTTGGTTGACTTTTTAAGTTCATGATGAAAAGCCTTTGAATCCTTGAACTTTGAACCACAGCATAGATCATCATGTTACCAAGTCAATGCCCTCACTTTAGTAGCAGCTTCTTTGATTTGATCGATTGTGAAAATGGCATAGAAATCATCATCTGGCAAAGAATTACACGTTGCATAGGCAACATCATCGACAGTCGCCAGCAAAATTAGGATATATGTGAGAGAAAATATAAAGATTATGcttgattaattaatcaattaaaatttcttttgaatGGCGAATAGCCGGATACCGTAATAGTAGCCCCTAGAGTTTGGTGCGGTGGTATTGTGGTAAGAGGTATAGTGTATTCCCAAACAACTAAGGTTCAATTCTCATGCATGACACTACGACAATATAATTACTAGTTAAGCTAGGATAGCACGTCAAGAGCCaccgtatatatatattttatatcaaaaatatttgtaTTTCAGTATATGAGTAGCCGGTATAACATATAACAACTACACCATAGCGTTTGCTGCAGTGGACACAGTTTGAATCTCTAGAGGGAATGCAGTTTTGCAAATAAAAACTCGATTTCGATTTAGCAAGGACGCATTTATTAGGTAAACACAATTAAATGCATAAAAAAAAGATGCTAAGTAATTTTACTTGTTTACAATCAACCAGTTGTTAGTCCAAGAACTTTTGAAGATCTACTGTTTTCTCCTCTTCAGAAATATCTCGGAGACAGAGAAACTTTTTATAGCAATAAAGCACGAGAGAAAAATTGACAAATAGTTAAATCAGAAAATAATTCAATGTGTGGACTCTACAACCGAGGCTCACTACTCAACACATAAACACATAGTTGTTAATTCATATTAaagtaaattatttttctttttaaagtaaattaattttctttttaattcaatttgatttaaaatattatatagagaatatttttatattaaaaacttatttattaacTTGATGAATATTAAAAAAACTCATCATACTTTTAGTTACTTTGCAATTAGATATAAGTTGATTTTATAATTTATCATCTTCGTATAGACGAAGAGATGCCAAGACTAAGGATAattaatttttactataatttattGGTTATGCCaactatttaaataattttaaataattttaattaaattgataaagaataatttatataaaagtGTTCAGTATATAATATTTTCGACAAGTTATATCAGTTCAGTTTATTTTAACACATCAGTAGTTGTTATAACAGTATagaaataaagatatttttaagataataAATATATTGAGAATAAAGTTGAaagatattattttattttaaaagtaaatGATTCCTTTTTAACACTCTAATAATTAATAGTCTTTTGTTTTGCCCATGAAGATAAGACTATTAGACCTAATTGATTTGATCACTCCTGCAAGGGGTAATGACAGGTCTAGATATTGATAGGGGTCACTCAGCGAGACCATTTTGATCGGTAGTACAAGCTGTGATCGGTTCTCTGTCGGTGAAGCGAGTGTTTTTTTGAGGACGTTTTCCTCGTCCTATAGACAGAGGGTTAGGTCGGCAATGTGATCGGTTCACCGTTAACGAAGTGAGCATATTTCTAAAGACGTATTTTTCATCATTGTAGACTGAGGGAGGGCCAGGGCCCCTCCCAGTCTAAGAGGCCCTCCACTCTTGCTCCCGTATTATTGGAAAATTCATGCATCCTTTTATCCTTAACTATAATCGTTGGGTTATCAACGTGTCTATTCCAATAGATTTTACCAAATGAAATGTAAACTTATCGTCTTCCCTAGAGCTTGCTAACTTTACATTTTACCTCCTAAATTTTGGCAGATTATAGTTGTGCCctcaaacttttcaaaatcatatcaCCTTATCCTATAATTAGTTCAGCATCGTGATATCCTACAACTCATCGGATTTCACTATATGTTCTCTAATTTTCCTTTCTAAAAATGCATCCTAgaattaaaaaaacaaacaaagttTTCTACCTCATACCACGAGGCATTGGCATGGATCTAATTAGATTTAggttttaagaataatttttgttGATTCAAAATTATCTGACTTTGATTAAAAtcagtctaacttgattaacttCATATTATCCGAAAGATCAAAAGCAAGCCATCGTCATTCTAATAAAAAACAAGATAGATCCGATACTAAAATTTTAATACCATGAGGCATTGACTAAATTCATTTCATCACCACCACCGATACCGACAAAGGATCCCCTTCGGTTGTGGCCAACACGAACCTTGCCACCGATACCGACAAAGAAACCAATGACATCCACAACTTGGGAGCAATTTTTTCATATATATTTTCAACTAATCTTCAAATGACCTTTTCCATAGGTCTCATTTTATCCCGGAAGATATAAAATATCTATCACATCTTTCATCTTCTAGCTATTTTATTTGATGGTCAGTGATCTCGTAATTTATTTCCCTCCCTATAATTTAGGGACATACTCAGATATATTTGGGGTGAACATAATTAATTACCTTTTGCTACCATCTATCACATAGTTATCACCATGTAAATAATGATTGTAACAGTCCAGCACCAGGCCGAAGTTCAATTAAAATAATAACACGTATAAGATATTTGCTGATAAGGGTAATTTGAATAAAGAAAAGGCCATCCTACTGCTTAGCAGTAAGAGGAAACACAACAGAAAAAAGAATGGAAAGGATAAGAACAATTCTCTCCAAATTTAGTAAGGGGAATACACATAATGTTAGAATGGCGAAGAGCATCGAGTTAACTGGTAAACATCTCACAAGAGCTCTGGGTCTTGGAGGTCGGCACTGGACTTGCTATGCTGCCTCTTGAGTCCCTCCTGAATCCGGTCTTTGATGGCAATTTCCTGTCATACAAACAGCCTGAGCAGAATAGACGACACGTTGATTGAAATGTAGGACAGTTAATCTCCTCTATTGTACAATAATCTGAGGTCCAACAAATTTCCTCTATTGAACAGCAATTGAGATTATCCACTCTTTTACAACTTACACTGGCGAGAAAGAGTTCATCCACCAATTTCAAAACAAGGTGGCCAAAAATACACAAATCAGGTGGTCAAAACTTCATCCAAAGGGAGGAACAAGGTTATTATTGGTAGCGGGAGGAAGAGACTCGCGAATTCTCTTAAATTAGAAATGAGTTTGCCCAACTCACTCTAGTTCTTATATAGACTAGTCTGCACCTATTTGATTGTCTCTTAGGTTACACCCATCCAAGTTTATCTTTGATCATTGGATTGTTTGACAACCTAAATTGCACAAATTCAAACACTAGCTCATCAACCCATGTCACATACTGTGGCAATAGATTAAATACATGCCTAAATGTGCCTTGAAGCGAGGCAAAGTACACCAACAAGGCATTCCACTGCACCATATCACATTGCATTGTACCCTACCACATCACTCGGTCGCATGCACACGTGTCAGTAGCCCACTTGGTGAACATGAGGCACTTTGTTAGCGCACCCCACTCATACGCTTTGCATATTACCTAAGCCCATCCTGTGCTTTTGCAATATGTGCAAAGCAGATCATGCCTCCATAGAGGCCATTAAGTCCATTGACAAAATACCCCACCTCCCGCCCGTAATTTACCCGCATGTAATTTACCCGCATGTATATTGCTATGGAACCGGTGATACTGGACCGCTTTGGGTGAGCGATATCACCTTTGCTCCATTAAGTCCATTGACATAACTTTAAGCAAGTGCCTAATGTTCAAATATATCaatcaatctttttttttttcaaaatcttgatgTATGACAAAAGTTCCAATTCAAAAGAGCCCTCttttttgttctttttgtttAGAAAACTTTTTTGGTAAAcaagtttattttgaaaaattccaacATGAGATGGGTAGTGAGCTTACCATAATGTGGCAGCCCTCCTCAAATTTCTCAAGGAATCCTGCAATCCATCTGTCTGCATTCTCCACCCAgtcattgggttggactcctgCTGACTTTGCTACCGTGTGCAACTGCAGAAAAATAGTTGTCAAAAGCTGAAACATAAAGAGCTGGAGATTCAACTAGTTGGcatgaatttaaaagaaaatgAGAAGGAAATTAACTGAAAAGGACCAAGCATTACATGAATGCTGCTAAAATTTTAACTAACGAATTTTGGTACTGCTCATAAAGGGTGGCTATTGTGACTACTGATTCTCACATCAGGTTCTTATGACGTAGACCTATCATTGCTAAAGCATTCAACTGTTCAACAAACTACAGTAGTTATTGGGAGttatttcaaagaaaaaaaattctgtaAGCAGCGCAGCTATTTCAATAGTGTCAAATAAGATTATTTTCACAGATTACAAATCGTATGTTAAATTCTCAACTTAATCAATTATTTCAGAAAATTCGTAATAATGAAAGTTGAACTGCTCAAAGGAAGATACAAAGGTTTAAAAAGTACACATGTAACATATGCATGTATGATTATTATCCTATGATCGGATGACTTCACCGAGATAGTCAGTGACATTCAGTTGCAATTGGATATTATTATATGCTTCAAACATGATACAGTAGAATAATGTAGAAAAGTCACGTGTTTGATGTTTCTAAGCTATTTTCTGGATATTCACCTACCTGAGTCATATGATAATTCTAACGTACACTTTTTTGTCAGATAGTCAGGATAATATCCTCATTCGCACAAGAATCAAAGGCCTATTAGAAGTAAAGTCTTGATATTCCATAGTCGTAACACACTAGATAGCCTAGCAGTTGCAACATCCATGCTACCTTTtcactacaacaacaacaacaaccaagccttttcccaataggtagggtcggctgtatgaatccttttacgtcattgagctctatctcctattat from Zingiber officinale cultivar Zhangliang chromosome 4A, Zo_v1.1, whole genome shotgun sequence includes the following:
- the LOC121969861 gene encoding putative gamma-glutamylcyclotransferase At3g02910 isoform X2, translated to MDLDRTALVFVYGTLKRRFPNHSLLADLAAAGDASFLTFARTARRFPLVIGPLSIPFLLRLPGFGRRVDGELYAVSSRGLSRLDELEGTTRGHYDRIPLVVVPFTPGADGDEARDSEEGEDAPGAVTAEAYFAHPSIGDDLWRRCGERGLGSYTEDDASGYVPPKDRPAGTTFLGEGAGRGLMESLGDPVHQSQVASSIFFR
- the LOC121969861 gene encoding putative gamma-glutamylcyclotransferase At3g02910 isoform X1 gives rise to the protein MDLDRTALVFVYGTLKRRFPNHSLLADLAAAGDASFLTFARTARRFPLVIGPLSIPFLLRLPGFGRRVDGELYAVSSRGLSRLDELEGTTRGHYDRIPLVVVPFTPGADGDEARDSEEGEDAPGAVTAEAYFAHPSIGDDLWRRCGERGLGSYTEDDASGYVPPKDRPAGTTFLGEVLPKQFLSRITYLLFGNLTSSGLILIHQGLSCL
- the LOC121969861 gene encoding putative gamma-glutamylcyclotransferase At3g02910 isoform X4, giving the protein MDLDRTALVFVYGTLKRRFPNHSLLADLAAAGDASFLTFARTARRFPLVIGPLSIPFLLRLPGFGRRVDGELYAVSSRGLSRLDELEGTTRGHYDRIPLVVVPFTPGADGDEARDSEEGEDAPGAVTAEAYFAHPSIGDDLWRRCGERGLGSYTEDDASGYVPPKDRPAGTTFLGEVGVAETIPKQNHISIVRESNE
- the LOC121969861 gene encoding putative gamma-glutamylcyclotransferase At3g02910 isoform X3; amino-acid sequence: MDLDRTALVFVYGTLKRRFPNHSLLADLAAAGDASFLTFARTARRFPLVIGPLSIPFLLRLPGFGRRVDGELYAVSSRGLSRLDELEGTTRGHYDRIPLVVVPFTPGADGDEARDSEEGEDAPGAVTAEAYFAHPSIGDDLWRRCGERGLGSYTEDDASGYVPPKDRPAGTTFLGEKLWKLRSFSSSDCIIEQGNAVG